CCAGGGTGACCGACACGGTCGCCCGGAACAGATGGCCGTTGATGATCACGTTGACGAGGATGAACGGGAAGGTGACTACATTGAAGAAGCCTTGTACCAGGGGCACGCCGATTACGTTCCCGATGCTGATCATGCCGAGCGCCACGACCATGGCGAAGCCGAACCCCGCACCGATGCCGGCGAAGGCCGTCAGCATCTGTGGGGCGCGGTGGGCGACCCCGCGCGCCCATAGGACGGCGAGGATAATCCCCGACGACATGGCGGTGTCGATCAGAGCCATCAAGAAAGCGGGGCCGAGATCAACTTCGAACTGCTCCACGCCGAAGCGCGCCAGCGTGTAGGCGCACAGCATGGTGACGAGGAGAGCATACGAAGTTGGAAGATGCTGCGGGCCCTTTTCCAGGACGAAAATGCCGCGGTAGGTATTGAACAGATTTACGGTAGTGGCAAGCATTGGAGTCGACTCGAAATAAGCATGTTCTTCAAATCCGGCTCGCGAGGGGCTTTGATACCTCGTGAACGTCCGGAACGGAGGAGTTTCGGGGTCACGTGCCCCGACCTTTTTACAATTCAACTATTAGTTTTTTCGATTAATTGGGCTCTGGACGCGGCGTCGTGGGGGTCGATGCCGGAAGCTGCGGCAAGGTCACCGTGAGCGGCGGATCGGCATCGAGGCTCCTCAAGAAGGTCGCGACGCTGGCGGCGTCCGCGAGGCTCAGCTTGGTCCCGAGTTGGGTGTCGGCCATGATCTGCACGGCCTCCTCGATGGTCCACACGGAGCCGTCGTGGAAATACGGCGCGGTCAAGGCGATGTTGCGCAGGCTCGGGACCTTGAACACAAAGCGATCGGCCTCGTTCTTGGTGACCTCGAAGCGGCCCGGGTCGGCGAGCCCCTCGGGTGCCCGAACGACACCGAACTTCTGGAACGACCCGCCGCCCAAGGCCGCGCCGTTGTGGCACCCGGTGCAGCCGACCGCGACGAACTTGTCGAGCCCCGCGTGTTCTTCGGGGGTCAAGGCCGTAGCGTCACCGGCGAGGAAGCGGTCCAGGCGCCCCGGGGTGATCAAGGTGCGCTCGAAGGCGGCGATGGCTCGCGCCACGTTGGCATAGCTCAAGGGCTCGGCGTCGTCGGGGAAGGCGGCCCGGAAGCGCTCCGGATAAGCCGGGATGCTGCGCAGGCGCTTGAGCACGAGCGTCTCGGAGGAGGCCATCCCGCCGGGGCTCGAGATGGGCTTGCCCGCCTGCTCCTCCACATCGGCCGCCCTTCCGTCCCAAAACTGGGCCACGTGCAGCGCGGCGTTTAAGACGGTTGGTGCGTTACGACCCCCGATCTGCCAGCGATGGCCGATCGAGGTGGCCAGCCCGTCTCCACCGCCGCTCGCGAGGTGATGGCACGAGGCACAGGCGATGAAGCTGCTCTTGGATAGCCTGGGTTCGAAGAACAGCGCCTTGCCGAGCTCGACCTTCGCGGGTGTGACCGGGTTCTGCGGGTTGTCCGCCACCTGCGGCAGGAGTCCGAAGTAGCCCTTGGCCTCTGCGGGCGTGATCCCGGGTGCCGCGATCTCCGGCTCGCCGAGGAACAGCCGGCCCACCACCACCCCCGCGACGACGATCGCCACCGTGCCGAGGAGCCAGGTGCGTAAGTTCTGTGTCATGCCCGCTTTTTTCGTTCATTCTCGGGCGCTCGTGGCGCCGGTTCCGGGCCCGATCGGGGGCCGGGGTGGTCGCGTCATGATAGCAGCGGCCTGATGTTCATGCCACCTGGGTATCCCCGGGGGCCCGCTTCCCCCACGCGCGAGGTGTGCCGCTGCTGCTGCACTGCAAGGAAGGCGCTGAGCCGTCCATTGCAGCGCCGCATCTGCGATTCTGCCATGAACAGAACGGCGAGAAATCAAAAACTCGAAAGGGCGCACTATA
The nucleotide sequence above comes from Pseudomonadota bacterium. Encoded proteins:
- a CDS encoding cytochrome-c peroxidase — encoded protein: MTQNLRTWLLGTVAIVVAGVVVGRLFLGEPEIAAPGITPAEAKGYFGLLPQVADNPQNPVTPAKVELGKALFFEPRLSKSSFIACASCHHLASGGGDGLATSIGHRWQIGGRNAPTVLNAALHVAQFWDGRAADVEEQAGKPISSPGGMASSETLVLKRLRSIPAYPERFRAAFPDDAEPLSYANVARAIAAFERTLITPGRLDRFLAGDATALTPEEHAGLDKFVAVGCTGCHNGAALGGGSFQKFGVVRAPEGLADPGRFEVTKNEADRFVFKVPSLRNIALTAPYFHDGSVWTIEEAVQIMADTQLGTKLSLADAASVATFLRSLDADPPLTVTLPQLPASTPTTPRPEPN